In the genome of Pongo pygmaeus isolate AG05252 chromosome 9, NHGRI_mPonPyg2-v2.0_pri, whole genome shotgun sequence, one region contains:
- the C1QTNF5 gene encoding complement C1q tumor necrosis factor-related protein 5, giving the protein MRPLLVLLLLGLAAGSPPLDDNKIPSLCPGHPGLPGTPGHHGSQGLPGRDGRDGRDGAPGAPGEKGEGGRPGLPGPRGEPGPRGEAGPAGPTGPAGECSVPPRSAFSAKRSESRVPPPSDAPLPFDRVLVNEQGHYDAVTGKFTCQVPGVYYFAVHATVYRASLQFDLVKNGESIASFFQFFGGWPKPASLSGGAMVRLEPEDQVWVQVGVGDYIGIYASIKTDSTFSGFLVYSDWHSSPVFA; this is encoded by the exons ATGAGGCCGCTCCTCGTCCTGCTGCTCCTGGGCCTGGCGGCCGGCTCGCCCCCACTGGACGACAACAAGATCCCCAGCCTGTGCCCGGGGCACCCCGGCCTTCCAGGCACGCCGGGCCACCATGGCAGCCAGGGCTTGCCGGGCCGCGATGGCCGCGACGGCCGCGACGGCGCGCCCGGGGCTCCGGGAGAGAAAGGCGAGGGCGGGAGGCCGG GACTGCCGGGACCTCGAGGGGAGCCCGGGCCGCGAGGAGAGGCGGGACCTGCGGGGCCCACCGGGCCTGCCGGGGAGTGCTCTGTGCCTCCGCGATCCGCCTTCAGCGCCAAGCGCTCCGAGAGCCGGGTGCCTCCGCCGTCTGACGCACCCTTGCCCTTCGACCGCGTGCTGGTGAACGAGCAGGGACATTACGACGCCGTCACCGGCAAGTTCACCTGCCAGGTGCCTGGGGTCTACTACTTCGCCGTCCATGCCACCGTCTACCGGGCCAGCCTGCAGTTTGATCTGGTGAAGAATGGCGAATCCATTGcctctttcttccagtttttcGGGGGGTGGCCCAAGCCAGCCTCGCTCTCGGGAGGCGCCATGGTGAGGCTGGAGCCTGAGGACCAAGTGTGGGTGCAGGTGGGTGTGGGTGACTACATTGGCATCTATGCCAGCATCAAGACAGACAGCACCTTCTCCGGATTTCTGGTGTACTCTGACTGGCACAGCTCCCCAGTCTTCGCTTAG